GCAGCGAGATTGTACTGGCGCTCAAGGAGACGAGCGGAGTTCCAGCGGCGCTCTCGGAACCGATAGAGCGGGATGGTTACGCGGTGCTAAGCAAGGGGAGCACGCGGGTCGTATGCGGGGCGCGGCCGCGTTCGCTGCTGTTTGCGGCGGGCGAGCCTCATCGCTGGCTTGGGCGCGAGGCCGGTGTGTGGGTGCGGAATCCTGACTTTGCGCTGCGCTGTGCGGGATGGCACCCGAAGTACAGCGGGGCGCAACTGGCGGCGATGCTGGGCGCGAATACTTTCTTTGCTCCGCTGCATGCCAGTGTCTCTTTGAAGGACGAGATGCCGGAGGTATTTGCACGGCTGAGCCCGGAAGATCAGCAGCGGCTCGAGGGTGGAGTGGCCGCGGCAATGGAGCGGAATGCGGCGATTGTGAAGGAGTATCACGACGCCGATCTGACCGTATTTGCCGAGTTGCCGTATGGCAATAATTTTGAGCGCTGGTCGCCGGCGTTGTACCGTGCTCTGCTGGAGGTGTATCCCACGGCGAAGGGCGTGCGAGCGCCGCACTCCTGGGAGAAAGCGGCGCTGTGCCCTTCGGATGCAGCGACGTGGAAGGCGTTTGATGCGTATGTACGGGAGTGCGCGCGGCAGGCGCAGGCTGACGGCATGGCGGCTACCTTCTGGGATCAGTATGGGATGTATTGCCAGGACGATCGCTGCCAGAAGGATGGCTTGAATCACTTCAAGAACGAAGTGTATGAGTCGGTTTCGCACTACTATGCGGTGCTGAAGCCGATGGGAATGAAGCTGCATTTGCGCACGTGGTCTTCTGGGTGCCCGCACTGGTTTGGCGACCAGTATGTGCATGCGCCCGGGTATGGGCAGTTCAGCGAGTCGCACTATGAGGTGTGGTCGCGGGTGGCGAAGGAGACGCCCGGCGAGATCATGATGCAGACCAAGGTGTACCACTCGGACTGCGAGCCGAATCCACCGTTTAGCACGATGCTGGGCAAGTGCAGCCCGCATACCGAGATTGTGGAGTATCAGGATGTGGGGCAGACGATTGGCAGGCAGTACTTCCCTGCCTCCGTTGTGAACTATATGCAGTGGACGATGAAGAAGGCGCTCTCGCTGGTAGGACACAATGGCGGCGCGGAGATTGGCGCGGGCGGCACGATGCAGACAAATTATGACGTGTATGCCGATATTCTGAATAGCTGCAAGGCCTATGCGTGGCGCGAGCTGAGCTGGGATGTGAATGCCAGTGTGCCGGACATCTGGGCGCGGTGGTCGCAGCAGATCTATTCGCCGGGCGCGGCGCCGCACATGGCACGGGCAATGCAACTCTCGGAAGACGCGGTGTACAAGACGTTTTCGCCGCTGGGATTCGGTTCTTCGACAAATTCGGATTTTGCGGGAACGATAGAGCGGCGCGAGACGCTGCTACGGTACACCAACCGCAACTATCTACCGGAGTACACGCCCTATCTGGAACCGACGAAGGAGAATATCGACCGCATTGTGGCGGAGAAGAAGCAGGCGCTGGCCGACATTGACGAGATGTTTGCCGCGCTGGAGCAGGCTAAGCCGCATCTGACGGCGGCGCAGCGGCAGGAAATCGAGACGCGCTTCGACTGGCTGCGCGAATTCGCCATCTGCAATGTGACGCTCGACATCAGCCTGTGGCGGTTCCGTTATCTACGGGCGCAGGCGCAGATGCTGACGACCGATCCTGATCAGTTGCGGCCGCTGGCCGAGGCCTGGGACCTGGTGGCGAAGCATGCGCCGAATCTGTTCCGCTACCAGCCGTCGCAAAAGTTTGCCTGCTACGACGTGCCGCTGGGTGAGTTGCAGCGACCGCCTGCGTTGGGCTCGCCGCTGCCACTGATGCGAGAGCTGTATCAGCAGTCGCTTTGGTACATGGAGGGCTCGGTGGGACCGAACTATCTGCCAAAGGAGCTGATTCGCACTATAACGGTCTGATCGTAACCTGCACGATGGCGGAGAGCCTGCGCTGTCCCGCCGGATCATCTTTCAGGTGATGGTGTCCTATTAACGGCGGGAGTTGATCGGCCGGTTGCTCGAGCGAACGGCATTCACAAACGCATCGACTGGCACACCTTCCGACACACCCTCGGCACCTTGCTGAAGGCGAACGGGGAAGATGTGAAGACCGTCCAGGAGCTTATGCAGCACGCCAACAGCAGGATCACGCTGGAGGTGTACATGCAGGCTGTGACCTTGAACAAACTGGCCCACCCTTGCAAAGGCGCGCGATAAGGTGGTCTTTCTGCTTGACCAGAAGAGCGTCGGGCCGGCCTACCTGGCAGGACATCCTTCACTGCGCGGTCGCGTGCTCTTTACCAATGCCACGCCCGGCCAGCCGGACGCCGCATTCATTGAACAGAACAGTGCATCTGCCTCGCAAATCAATGCCCTGTCAAAAAGGGATATAGGTGCGCGGCCTCGGCCACTTCAAGACACTTGCTGATCTGACTTTCGTTCGGCGCCCGTTCCCATTCGCAAGTGGATGGCCTCAGAACGAATCTGAGGCATCAGCGAGCAGAGTGACCCCTGATTCCTCCCGAACTATTCACTTTTAGTATCAAGCCCCAGCCATAGTGGCTACGCCCCTGGGGGAACTCATTCGTGAGAGCCACATCAATTTGATTCGCGCCTTTTTTTAGCGGCAACACAAACGCCCCGTTCTCCAGAGAGAGCCGGCCATCCGGGACCTTTCTCGCGTCAGGCGGATAGTAGTAATTTTTGCCGGCAAACACAAGCTTTCCGTTCGAAAACACCCATACTGCCCGCAACCAACCGATGGAAGCCTGTTCGTCCTGATCGCGGTTGGCCGCGATTGTCGTCTTGAGCCAAACGATGGACGCGCCCGGCACCGGCACGGGAGAACCGTAACGGCGGCTCACGTTGATTGCGCCGCCGCGTTCGGGCTTGATCCTCGCCCACAAGTCCGATGAAGACGGCATCTCCGCCAGTGTGACTTCATGGTTCGCGGGCAGAGTAGAAGGGGATGAGATTAGCCAATCTCGAATAAATCCCGGAGCCTTCGCGGACGGATCGGGAGCCGGATGCGGTGAAAGGTGGCGGACGGCATTCGGGGTTATGACCAGATTGGCGTACATAGCTTGCCCCTCAAACGAAATGCTTCCTGTTTGTGTGTCGCCTTCCAATTCGCTCACCTTCAGGGAAGGTGAAAGCTCATTGTTGATGTAGACGTCCATGCTACGCCCGGAAATGACCAGCTTAATATGGTTCCATCCCGTCTCCCGCACAGGCGCCGATGCCTGATATTCAGGGTAAAAATCCCAAAGCATCACACCGTCGGTGACCGGAGCGTACTGAACACAATCATCAGAAGGAGGACAATTGGGCCCTGGACGCAGATAGAGTTTCTCGGCCGAAGCCGCGTTCCGTCGGTGAAATTCAATGCCTGGAATTCCGCTTGCGTTCGGGTCAATTTCTGTATCAAAGCTAATTGTCCCGTTCCGGAAAGCCACCCCCTTCAGGACCGCGCTGCCACTCCTCACATCAAGAATCCCCTGAGGAAATCCCTCATGCGCAAGGAAAGCAACATCACCCTCCGCATGCCAATGCGCCGAAGTCATAGGGATCTTTGTAGCGCCGTAAGCCCAGCATGTCTGGAACACCACGAGGAGCGGCAGGATGCCCAGAATGAAGCTACCGACTCTGGCGAAAGCAAGTGCTACAGCACGGCGCCGATTTTCAACTGATGTACGCATTTAATTTCTCCCCCGCCTGGCCTACTTTGCCGAACCCTGCGATTGCATAGCTCATAATGTTTTCCAATTTGATGTTAGAGCTAAAGCTTGAGAAGCGACAGCGCAGGTGTCAGACCTGCGCCATACCTCTGTCGACGGCGAGAACCTACGCGCGGCAGGCGTTGACCTTAAAACAGCGCAGGAGCCCCTCATCACACGAACTCACGGATCACGCTCGATGTGTGCACACGAGCCATCTCCGCGACGAGGCGCGAGACCAACAATCGGTTGATGACGACGGTTCTTGAGGCCGGTAAGAAGAAACTCCCAGCACCCGCGACGGGCGCGAAGGGGGGAAACGAGAAAAGGTGCGGATCGCTCCAGCACCCTCAAAGGTGGATCCCTATTTTCCACTTGCCATAAAGCCTTTAGTTTCTGAGGCTTTATGGCGGGGACGACGGGGCTCGAACCCGCGACCTCTGCCGTGACAGGGCAGCATTCTAACCAACTGAACTACGTCCCCAATTGCTACTTTTTCAATATAGCAGAGGACGGTCTGTTGTGCAGGCTCGGGGAGTGGAAATCTCGATCTCTCTGCACTTTGTCGCCGCCCGAACTATACTGCCCGCCGAACCGTCTGCAGAGAGATCAGAGTTGCTGACGCCACCACGGAGTCTTCTCTGAACTGATGTAGACAGTGCGGCCGCCGCGCGCCAGCCAGAAGTCGTACTCAGCATTTTCTGCGAACTGCGAGCACGGGGGCC
The DNA window shown above is from Acidobacterium capsulatum ATCC 51196 and carries:
- a CDS encoding Ca2+-dependent phosphoinositide-specific phospholipase C, coding for MVFLLDQKSVGPAYLAGHPSLRGRVLFTNATPGQPDAAFIEQNSASASQINALSKRDIGARPRPLQDTC